One stretch of Acidobacteriota bacterium DNA includes these proteins:
- the mnmE gene encoding tRNA uridine-5-carboxymethylaminomethyl(34) synthesis GTPase MnmE translates to MFATDDTIVAIATPPGPGGVGIVRVSGPGAVGIAGRILSTSSRLAPRRATLTDALDPADRRPVDRVLATYFPGPRSYTGEDVVEISGHGSPVILRQIVAAATAAGARLAEPGEFTLRAFLRGRLDLVQAEAIHDLVTAVTPRQARMAFDQLEGTATAAIGVLDRVLFDLVARLEASLDFPDEGYHFIDARAAGVEAASLAARVRDLIVSAQRGRLIRDGCQVAVAGRPNAGKSSLFNALCGAQRAIVADTPGTTRDLVTETVDLGGIPVTLVDTAGIRAASEEVEAEGVRRARAALGVAAAVIVVLDRSRPLDADDWGLLEETAARPRLVVANKRDLRAAWSPAAEPRMAACRPLLETCLIDGSAAAGVRGALQRVIEGGAPIRDTPAISNVRHIDLLGKAEAALRRASEAAAAGASEELVLADLEEARRALEEISGRRTPDAVLERIFEQFCIGK, encoded by the coding sequence ATGTTCGCCACCGACGACACGATCGTGGCCATCGCGACGCCGCCCGGTCCGGGTGGCGTGGGCATCGTGCGTGTGAGCGGACCAGGCGCGGTCGGCATCGCAGGCCGGATTCTCTCCACCTCGTCCAGGCTGGCGCCGCGGCGCGCCACGCTGACCGACGCTCTCGATCCCGCCGATCGTCGCCCCGTGGATCGCGTTCTGGCAACGTACTTTCCGGGCCCGCGCTCGTACACCGGCGAGGACGTCGTCGAGATCAGCGGTCACGGGAGTCCGGTGATTCTGCGGCAGATCGTGGCGGCGGCGACCGCGGCGGGCGCCCGATTGGCCGAACCGGGCGAATTCACCTTGCGTGCCTTTCTCCGCGGCCGCCTCGATCTGGTGCAGGCCGAAGCCATCCACGACCTCGTCACCGCGGTTACGCCGCGCCAGGCGCGTATGGCCTTCGATCAACTCGAGGGAACCGCTACCGCGGCAATCGGCGTGCTGGATCGCGTGCTCTTCGACCTGGTGGCGCGGCTGGAGGCATCGCTCGACTTTCCCGATGAGGGCTATCATTTCATCGATGCGCGGGCCGCCGGCGTGGAAGCAGCGAGTCTCGCGGCGCGGGTCCGCGATCTGATTGTCTCGGCGCAACGGGGAAGGCTGATTCGCGACGGTTGCCAGGTGGCTGTGGCAGGGCGGCCGAATGCAGGCAAGTCTTCTCTTTTCAACGCGTTGTGCGGGGCACAGCGGGCCATCGTGGCGGACACCCCAGGGACGACGCGGGATCTCGTGACCGAAACCGTCGATCTCGGGGGCATTCCCGTAACCCTGGTCGATACGGCGGGAATCCGCGCCGCGAGCGAAGAGGTGGAAGCGGAGGGCGTTCGCCGGGCTCGTGCGGCGCTCGGCGTGGCTGCGGCGGTCATCGTCGTTCTCGATCGCTCCCGGCCGCTCGATGCGGATGATTGGGGTCTGCTGGAGGAGACGGCGGCCCGACCGAGGCTCGTCGTAGCGAACAAGCGGGACCTGCGAGCCGCGTGGTCGCCGGCGGCGGAGCCGCGGATGGCGGCCTGCCGGCCCCTGCTGGAGACCTGTCTGATCGACGGCAGCGCCGCGGCAGGGGTTCGGGGTGCGCTGCAGCGAGTGATCGAGGGCGGGGCGCCGATTCGCGACACGCCGGCCATCTCCAACGTGCGGCACATCGATCTCCTCGGCAAGGCGGAAGCAGCGCTCCGCCGGGCGTCGGAGGCTGCGGCCGCGGGTGCTTCGGAGGAACTGGTGCTGGCGGATCTGGAGGAGGCGCGGCGCGCACTCGAGGAGATTTCCGGAAGGCGCACTCCCGATGCCGTGCTCGAACGCATTTTCGAGCAGTTCTGCATCGGAAAGTGA